The sequence GATAGCGTTCGGTTCGCGTTTGTGCCAGATCGATCAGCCAATTGCCAACGGTTATTGAAGCTGTACCAAATGATGGATGCTGCGCCACGATGTCGCCACCCCAGACATTTGCGAGAAGGGGGACGATCCGATGAACGTCGCCTTCAACGGCCAGATCAATATCACGCCCAATGGGTATACCGAGCCACAGATCACGCACGACACCGCCAACCAGCCATAACGTTGCCTGAACCGACGATGCCAGATCAGCGGCACGCGCAAGCAGATGCCGCAGTGCTGGTTCAAGTCTGGTGATAAGATCGTCCATGTGCGCTTGACAGAGCAGGCATTCAATGATAGGATAGAGTTCGCATGGGCGATTAGCTCAGTTGGTTAGAGCGCCACGTTGACATCGTGGAGGTCAGTGGTTCGAATCCACTATCGCCCACCACATCTATTGTAACACGCCTCATGAAATATCCTCGTTACCGTTTTATCGTGAGTTTCTTCATCGCTCTCGTCCTGGCTGGCTTTTCCGCTGTTGTCACACGACAGACGTATGCCCAGCCGGACGTACTTGCGTGTCCGCGGAATCAGACGATTACCCTCCGTGGTGATCAGGCACCACCGTTTCAGGGCCTGATCGTACTCTTCGCCGATCTGCCGGTTGGTGGTGGGGTCAGTGATGCTGCCGGGCGCTGGCAAATACCTCTGCATGTGAACGAACCTCCTGGTATCTATCCGGTTGAGGTGCGACTACGGGATACTCAACAGTTGCTTGCCAGCATGGTATGCTACGTTGATGTTCCATTGCCAGCTACTGTTGTTCCATCACCAACGGAAATACCTTCACCGACGCTAACGAAAACACTTTCACCTTCACCAACGCCAACGTCAGTTCCGCGCCCCACAACTGCACTGCCAACGGTACCACAAGCAACCCGCACAACGACACCGCCAGGTCAAGTCACGGCAACACCCCAGCTTACCATCACCACGACACCCCAGCTTACCATCACCACGACACCCCAGCTTACCATCACCGCGACACCCCAGCTTACCATCACCACGACACCCCAGCCTACCATCACCGCGACACCAACCGTTCAAACGACAAGAACGCCCCAAAGTACCTTTACTCCTACACCAACCTCTGGCGGCGTACCAGGCGTTACACCGACCCCAGTACCGGCCGGCATTTCGGTAACGCTCGAAATTGTTGCTTACGACCCAGATACATCAACTTCGCTTAACGATGAATACGTGACATTGGTAAGTAATGAGGAGAACGACCTCGCAATTGGCGGCTGGCGGATTATCAACATTTCACGTCCTGAACGGCCTACATTTGTTTTTCCGAACTTTGTGCTGGCGCCTGAAACTGAGATTTACCTGTATACAGGTAGCGGTACAAATAATTTAGGCGTAGGAGATTTCTATTGGGGGCTTTCGGCACCGGTCTGGCGGCAAGGAGATACGGCGCAATTGTTCGATGCGCAAGGGCGGCTGGTGAGTTCTTATCAGGTACCCTGACGCCAGGTGATCGAGGCAGCACATCAATGATTCGGCAGAGCATTGCTATACCTGCTGCCCTGCCATCAACCTGGTCGCCTGCATACCCATGGATGTCCAGGCGAGCCAGGTCGCGTATCCAAACCTGGCATCAACCGGCAATGACTTCGAGCATTATTAACACAAAATTGTACACACCATGCACGATAGCAGCGGTGGTTGTGTTGGTATATTTTCTCACCAGACCACAAATCATACCTACGGCAAAAACTACTAAAAGCCCGTCCCAGTGATATTGGAAGGCATGCAGGCTGACGAAGAAAAGATTTGAGAGCAAGATACCCAGGCGAGGTTGGAGAACCCCGCGCACTGCCAGCTCTTCACCTAATCCGGCAGTAACACCAATCACCAGCGCCCCAATTGGACTGATCGCAAAGGCCATCAATTCACTAAACGCCTCATGATCGGTGGTGGGCCAACCGAATGTCTGCCAGATTGAATCCATCAATGGCAAAATGAGCGTTATCAAACCGGCCAGCCCTAGTCCAATACCGAGTCCGCTGAGAACCTGATTGAAGGTCGGACGTACCAGACCTAACCGTAGCATGGTCGCTGACAGATTGCGCCGAATACCAAAGCCAACTGCGAGAAACGCAGCCGGAATTGTCCAGATTAGGCCGTAAATCTGGCTACGCAACTGCGCATCGGAGCTGAGATCACCGGCATTCAATTCTTCGCTGCCAATTATTCGCACAAGGGTCAATAGTGGTGGCTGCCCGGTCACCAACAGCGGCATGATCATAAGCAACGTGATGGTGACAATCGCTGCCAGGGCCACGCTATGCACGAATGACGTTGGATCGAGCGACAGAAATTGTGCTAACCATCGACGTATCGGCGGAAGCAGCGTTAACAGACCGATCCCAATGCTGCCGAAGATGCCGAGAATGAGGGCAAACATTGTGAGAAAGGCCCCTGGTTGAAAGGTCGGCGGATTGTTCGGATCAAATCCGCCCGGTGGTATTTCAACGATATTTACCACACCCAAACTAAACGCATACGCGGCAGACAAACCGATGAGGATGGTGAGCCACACACCGGTAGCAATCCAGGCCCAATTGAAAGATGTACCGGCAAAGTAGGCCAGAATTGCCAGACCAACAAAGGGTAAGGCACTGAGACTGGCCGAGGTGAAATTCCCGATCTCGCCACCAATAGCAGTACCAATACTCAGCAGAAGGATGTAGAGGCCAACCCCGGCAAGCCAGATACCTGGTTGCCGCATAGGGGCAGGTTCAGGGGTAATAACGAGTGGTTCTGACATTGTCGCTTTTCCTCTTGTTTCGTAGCAATCGTGGTAAACCGGTCATGAGCATAAACGCACCGCGAATATCGAGCCATCGCGTACCTTGCGGCCATCATCTTCCCCTCTTCTCTTGGGGAAGGCAATCTCCGCACAGAAGATGTTCATTCTACGCACTCCGCATACATTGTATACCACACTCCAGTCATTGGCGTGGTCTGAATAGTGTATCTGAACCAGGGAAGCGAGAACAGAAAGAGAGGCACAGAGAATCGATAGGGACGGGTTGAGAACCCGCCCCACAATAACGGTTCATCAGCCGTTCGTCACGTTGCTATGTCGAAACCGGTCGTTCCCAGCACGCGATGACGTTCCGGCGCAGGATCATTATCGTCGCACCGACACTGCTACTGTTCTAACCGACGGCAAATGTCCTGCAAGCGTATTCCAGACAGATTCGGGAGAACCAGGTGTGCCCGGCCAACCCGTTCTTGCGGGCCAATCCCAACCACATAAAATCCCCCAGCTAATGCAGCTTCAACACCGGCAGTCGCATCTTCTACGACAACACATGCACTTGGGAGGAGATTGAGCAGTTGCGCAGCGTATAAAAAGAGATCAGGCGCTGGTTTCTGGCGCGTGACACTGTAACCGTCGGCAATGGCATCAAATAGGTAGGTAATCCCTAACCGTTCGAGCACCTCGCGGGCATTTTTGCTTGCCGAGCCGAGTGCAATTTTTAGTCCGGCAGCGCGAATCTCGTGCAGCAATTCACGGGCGCCCGGCAAGAGGTCACACGGTGATATTTCGCGGATAAATTCAAGGTAGTAGCCGTTTTTCCGCTCCATTAGCTCAGTAAGCACATCCTCAGGATAGGACCTACCTTTGAGCATCAGTAGAAGCGACTCACGGCGCGGAATACCGCGTAATGCTTCGTTCTCTTCGCGTGTAAACGGAATTCCTAACTCGTCGGCCAGCCGTTTCCAGGCTCGATAGTGATATTCAGCGGTATCGGTGATAACACCGTCGAGATCAAAAATGAAACCCTGAATTGGCATACTCTGGTTCCTGTTATTATTGTGCAACCGACCGTTGGCGCAGTATCGGTACGTTATCGCTTCCAGGCACCCTGCACGCGCAGAGAGCAGGGGATAGACTCAGTGCGATACCAGGTCAGCACGAACGTTCTGTGTACTTCTAAACCTTGAATGTGCTGCATTGTGTTTTGGGCAAGGGAGCGGATGCAACGATTTCGGTTGCACCCGCTCGTTGGTTACGCAGTGATAGCACGACCGTCGGGGTAGCAGGTCACGATATGCATGACACCACGCAAGGTAAAACGGAAGGTGAGCTGTTGCCAGTGTTTGGGCAAACGTGGATGCACCTCCCAAGTACCGTCTGGATGGATGCGCAAACCACCGAACCCAAAGACGACAGCCTGCCAGACACCACCCGCTGACGCGGCGTGAATACCATCACCGGCATTTCCGCGCACATCACGGAGATCGGCACGCGCTGCACGAATGAAGTGCTCATACGCCTCGTCAACATCACCCATCTGACAGGCGACAATAGCCTGGATTGGCGGGCCGAGCGATGAGCCGTAGGTATGATCGGTGCGTGGGGTGTAATAATCGTAGTTAACCCGAATCTGGCTGTCGCTGTAGTGTTCGCGTAGCAGGAATTGCAACATCAAGACATCGGGTTGCTTAATGGCCTGATATTCGTTAGCACCTTCGATCCCGAAAATCTCGTGCATCGATTTTGTGCGTGGTTCATAATCGGCCAGATTGACATCTTTAAGCTTGAAAAAGCCATCGAACTGTTCGATCAGGCCGTTGGCCGCGATGTTCACGCACATCTTTTCGGCGACCATCTGCCAGTGTTGTAGACGTTCAGCAGTCAGATCAAGCGTCTGCCGCAGTTCGGCCGCTTTCTGCGGTGCGTGTTGTTCGAGCCAGGCTAACGTCTCTAAACCGGCACGCAGATTCCATTGCGCCAACAGATTGGTGTAGGCATTGTTGTTCACGTGATCGTGGTATTCATCGGGGCCAATGACGTCGGTGTAGCCATAGCAGCCCCGGTCGGCCAACCATTCGGCACGCGACGCGCAGAATTTGGCTGTATCCAACACGATTTCAGCACCACGTTCGATATACCACGCATCATCACCGGTCGCTTGCCAATATTGTTGAACGGCGTAAGCAACATCAGAAGAGATGTGAATTGCCAAATCACCTGTCCAGACCCGAGCCAGCTTCTTCTTATCGTGAAAATCTGGCACCCAGGTAGGCGTTACCTCCTCACCGGTATCGGCACTCTCCCACGCATACCACGCCCCCTCATAACCAGCGGCACGAGCCTTGGCACGAGCTGCCGGCAACGTCAGGTAACGATAATCAAGCAGGTTGCGAGCCACTTCGGGCATGGTGTAGATGAAGAGGGGAAGCATGAAGATTTCGGTATCCCAGAAGGCATGCCCGCGATAACCAAATCCAGAGAGAGTCTTGGCGCCAATATTGACACGCTGATCGTGGCGTGGCGCTGCAATTAGGAGTTGGAAGATACTGAAGCGCACAGCCAGATCGGCCTCTTCGTCGCCTTCTACGACGACATTACAGCGTTCCCATTCGCACGCCCAGGCCCGCTGTTGCGCAGTTAGCTCCTGATCCCAGTCTGTTACATGCTGGAGATGATGATGAGCCAGTTCCAGTGGGTTGCCGGTATCGCGTGAAGTGGCAACGCCGACAAACTTATTCACGACAATCGGCGTACCGGCCCTCGCCTGATAGACCTGTTGGAGAGTCGGCACATTCTCAACATCCCAGAATGTGGTGGTGAGTGCAGCATCACCCACCAGACGCATCACCAGCGCCAGCTCAATCCCACTTTTGCGGGTGCGGGTGCGTAAGAAGACAGCGCCATCGGCAAGCTGCCCCTGGGCAACATGGCGCCAGTGGAGAAGTCCCTCATTGTCGGTCTGACCATTAAGTGCGCTTCGTAGCTCGATCTGACCATCAAATTCGGGGATGATCTCACAGTGTAACGCCAGCAGGTGTTCGTTCGCTAATGAAGCGAAGCGGGTAAAAATCAGAGTCGCTACGCGGCCGTTTGGCGATTGCCAGCGCACCTCGCGGCGCAGAACGCCGGTCTGTAAATCAAGATCACGTCGGTAAGCCAGGATGGTTCCGGTTGCCAACGAAAACTTCTCGCCGTCGATCACCACCTGCGTAGCCAGCCAGTCGGGTGTATTGGCGAGTTCAGTCACCACAACCGGCGCATCATCAAAGACACCGTGAATAAATGTAGCCCGTCGGTCGTTGGGATACCCTTCCTCAAAGGCCCCTCGGGTTGAGAGATAGCCATTCCCAATCGTGAAGATAGTCTCCTTGTGATGTTGTTTGGCTGGGTCGAATGATGTCTCAGATAGTATCCACATACCTGTTCTCTTGTCTTGTGAAACGGCGAAAACGATCTGGGCAGCCGAGACGCGATCGTGCGCATCCATGCGCTGCCCATTACCTGGTTGTATAGTGTTACTCACATTCCAGCGTGCACGTGCCCTATCCTTCCTTTGAACCGGTAGCAGCAATACTCCGCACGAAATACTGCTGGAAGACGAAGAAGATGATCAAAATTGGGAGCGTATTGAAGATCGATCCGGCCAGAATCACCGAGTAGAGCGTATAGTACTCACCACGGAACCATTGCAAGCCGATTGGCAGCGTAAACTGTTCGGGTGAACGGAGAACCAGCAGGGGCCACATAAAATTGTTCCAGGCTCCCTGAAACGTTAGCAGGGCGAGGGTGATCAACCGGGTCTGGCTAATTGGCAGCACAATGCGGAAGAATGTCCCCCATCGCCCTGATCCATCCATCATCGCAGCCTCTTCCAATTCTTTGGGGAACGACTTATAGAACTGGGTCATCATAAAGACACCGAAAGCATCGGCCATGCCGGGTAAGATGACTCCCCAGGGATTGTCGATGAGGCCAAAACCGGTCGGGAGCTTGAACATCCCCAAATCAATCCCACCGCGAATGAGACCCGGCCCGATGATAAGGAAAGAGGGGATAAGTGTGACAACGCCGGGCATCATCATCGAAATCAGCAGTAGATTAAACCAGAAATTCTTAAGCGGAAACTCAATACGGGCGAAGGCGTAACCGGCCATTGCACAGAAGAGTACGCGGAAGATCGTGACGATGACCGAGATAAAGACACTATTCCACACCCAACGCGGGAAGAGCTGAAAGGTGCCCAGGATCGTCTGGTAGTTTTCGAGCGTAAAGGGAATCGGCGCCCAGATCGGTGGTGTGTAGATGTCGGCCACCGGCTTAAACGAGAAGACCAGCGTGAAATAGAGCGGCGCCACCGAAAGGACAGCCCAGAAGGCCAGCATGGCGAAGAAAAGGTATTTACGCAGCCGGTCGAAGAAGACGGTCTGTTCGTAAACCCGAGTCTGTGCTTGTGTTGTTACTGCCATCGATATTGCCTTTCTAGCGCTCGGTGCCGCTGCCGCTGCCCTCTATCACTTTTCGTTGCAATAGGGTAACTGCCAGGATAATGAGCGTCAGGATGACCGCTAATGCCGATGCCTGACCCATCTGGATTCGGGTATCACGGAAAGCCCACTTGTAGATTAGGTAGGTAATGGTAGTTGTACTATCGAGTGGCCCCCCAGCAGTCAT comes from Chloroflexus sp. Y-396-1 and encodes:
- a CDS encoding lamin tail domain-containing protein; translation: MKYPRYRFIVSFFIALVLAGFSAVVTRQTYAQPDVLACPRNQTITLRGDQAPPFQGLIVLFADLPVGGGVSDAAGRWQIPLHVNEPPGIYPVEVRLRDTQQLLASMVCYVDVPLPATVVPSPTEIPSPTLTKTLSPSPTPTSVPRPTTALPTVPQATRTTTPPGQVTATPQLTITTTPQLTITTTPQLTITATPQLTITTTPQPTITATPTVQTTRTPQSTFTPTPTSGGVPGVTPTPVPAGISVTLEIVAYDPDTSTSLNDEYVTLVSNEENDLAIGGWRIINISRPERPTFVFPNFVLAPETEIYLYTGSGTNNLGVGDFYWGLSAPVWRQGDTAQLFDAQGRLVSSYQVP
- a CDS encoding glycoside hydrolase family 65 protein, with translation MWILSETSFDPAKQHHKETIFTIGNGYLSTRGAFEEGYPNDRRATFIHGVFDDAPVVVTELANTPDWLATQVVIDGEKFSLATGTILAYRRDLDLQTGVLRREVRWQSPNGRVATLIFTRFASLANEHLLALHCEIIPEFDGQIELRSALNGQTDNEGLLHWRHVAQGQLADGAVFLRTRTRKSGIELALVMRLVGDAALTTTFWDVENVPTLQQVYQARAGTPIVVNKFVGVATSRDTGNPLELAHHHLQHVTDWDQELTAQQRAWACEWERCNVVVEGDEEADLAVRFSIFQLLIAAPRHDQRVNIGAKTLSGFGYRGHAFWDTEIFMLPLFIYTMPEVARNLLDYRYLTLPAARAKARAAGYEGAWYAWESADTGEEVTPTWVPDFHDKKKLARVWTGDLAIHISSDVAYAVQQYWQATGDDAWYIERGAEIVLDTAKFCASRAEWLADRGCYGYTDVIGPDEYHDHVNNNAYTNLLAQWNLRAGLETLAWLEQHAPQKAAELRQTLDLTAERLQHWQMVAEKMCVNIAANGLIEQFDGFFKLKDVNLADYEPRTKSMHEIFGIEGANEYQAIKQPDVLMLQFLLREHYSDSQIRVNYDYYTPRTDHTYGSSLGPPIQAIVACQMGDVDEAYEHFIRAARADLRDVRGNAGDGIHAASAGGVWQAVVFGFGGLRIHPDGTWEVHPRLPKHWQQLTFRFTLRGVMHIVTCYPDGRAITA
- a CDS encoding carbohydrate ABC transporter permease, which produces MAVTTQAQTRVYEQTVFFDRLRKYLFFAMLAFWAVLSVAPLYFTLVFSFKPVADIYTPPIWAPIPFTLENYQTILGTFQLFPRWVWNSVFISVIVTIFRVLFCAMAGYAFARIEFPLKNFWFNLLLISMMMPGVVTLIPSFLIIGPGLIRGGIDLGMFKLPTGFGLIDNPWGVILPGMADAFGVFMMTQFYKSFPKELEEAAMMDGSGRWGTFFRIVLPISQTRLITLALLTFQGAWNNFMWPLLVLRSPEQFTLPIGLQWFRGEYYTLYSVILAGSIFNTLPILIIFFVFQQYFVRSIAATGSKEG
- a CDS encoding CPBP family intramembrane glutamic endopeptidase, which encodes MSEPLVITPEPAPMRQPGIWLAGVGLYILLLSIGTAIGGEIGNFTSASLSALPFVGLAILAYFAGTSFNWAWIATGVWLTILIGLSAAYAFSLGVVNIVEIPPGGFDPNNPPTFQPGAFLTMFALILGIFGSIGIGLLTLLPPIRRWLAQFLSLDPTSFVHSVALAAIVTITLLMIMPLLVTGQPPLLTLVRIIGSEELNAGDLSSDAQLRSQIYGLIWTIPAAFLAVGFGIRRNLSATMLRLGLVRPTFNQVLSGLGIGLGLAGLITLILPLMDSIWQTFGWPTTDHEAFSELMAFAISPIGALVIGVTAGLGEELAVRGVLQPRLGILLSNLFFVSLHAFQYHWDGLLVVFAVGMICGLVRKYTNTTTAAIVHGVYNFVLIMLEVIAG
- the pgmB gene encoding beta-phosphoglucomutase, which gives rise to MPIQGFIFDLDGVITDTAEYHYRAWKRLADELGIPFTREENEALRGIPRRESLLLMLKGRSYPEDVLTELMERKNGYYLEFIREISPCDLLPGARELLHEIRAAGLKIALGSASKNAREVLERLGITYLFDAIADGYSVTRQKPAPDLFLYAAQLLNLLPSACVVVEDATAGVEAALAGGFYVVGIGPQERVGRAHLVLPNLSGIRLQDICRRLEQ